One window of Plasmodium relictum strain SGS1 genome assembly, chromosome: 14 genomic DNA carries:
- the SSP3 gene encoding sporozoite surface protein 3, putative — protein sequence MYILFFIFLFYFFFFSLVENFGYVCDFTSKKYNLDFIDNEKDDVICSHEIGPNDTIGVIIPQYKKGYENFHVITKCFNEVSLKESGDDTKSIYDVFKKDEIELSEKQITFSTEHNTSILSIKKVEKSTIIYCVFENSNNNKLITRRGIAKFSISKHSNLENEIDNILVVDLFNKLVPNVNIGNNLYHIKASPGNVLYILGTQLSNKKYIYFHKDNCPINFESIGDTYKFIFPIINEREIKYICSMYYEENDEKIFIGVLIITFEQKKPSLEEIQKDIIKKHMDDDVEKHVNKLLNDVEYDTIDNAQFIEQSINMNDEKYSILQSDYPDRNACNNDKCKDFFDNSTCSSKCGHGYRLLNGYELNSTSHIAVPCNNGECTIEDEIEPLVIFVYASMVFFCIIITIFTIMIYFLITNRKKIYSDPFVPYDSNLNNL from the coding sequence ATTTGTTCTCATGAAATTGGTCCTAATGATACTATTGGAGTAATAATACCACAATACAAGAAAGGATATGAAAACTTTCATGTAATAACAAAATGCTTTAATGAAGTATCATTAAAGGAATCAGGAGATGATACAAAGTCTATATATGATGTTTTTAAGAAAGATGAAATTGAGTTATCAGAAAAACAAATAACTTTTAGTACTGAGCATAATACATCAATTTTaagtattaaaaaagtagaaaaatCTACAATAATTTACTGTGTTTTTGAAAATAgtaacaataataaattgATAACCCGTAGAGGAATAGCAAAATTTTCAATTAGTAAACATTCTAATCTTGAAAATGAGATAGATAATATTCTAGTTGttgatttatttaataaattagtaCCGAATGTAAACATTGGAAACAATTTGTATCATATTAAAGCATCACCAGGAAATGTTCTATACATATTAGGAACGCAactatcaaataaaaaatatatttattttcataaggATAATTGTCCAATAAATTTTGAAAGTATAGGAGatacatataaatttatattccccataataaatgaaagagaaataaaatatatttgttcCATGTATTATGAAGAgaatgatgaaaaaatttttattggtGTTTTAATTATAACATTTGAACAAAAAAAACCAAGTCTCGAAGAAATTcaaaaagatattataaaaaaacatatggATGATGACGTAGAAAAACATGTAAATAAACTCTTAAATGATGTTGAATATGATACCATTGATAATGCTCAATTTATAGAACAGAGTATAAATATGAACGatgaaaaatattctatTCTTCAATCGGATTATCCTGATAGAAATGCATGTAACAATGATAAATGCAAagatttttttgataattctACTTGTTCATCTAAATGTGGCCATGGTTATAGACTGTTGAATGGATATGAATTAAACAGTACTTCACATATCGCTGTACCATGTAACAATGGGGAATGTACAATTGAAGATGAAATTGAACCTTTagttatttttgtttatgcTTCAATGGTTTTCTTCTGTATAATAATTACAATTTTTACTATTATGatatatttcttaataaCTAAtcgtaaaaaaatatattctgaCCCATTTGTTCCTTATGATAGCaacttaaataatttataa
- a CDS encoding trypsin-like serine protease, putative: protein MKKTYFWLIYCRTKSVWNNDLPFQKCYAQDIINHFLNSYNYTMNNIKNKMGYFYLYNFSLKNIPLSYCENDNNILLNNGILDKNTPLNKNMKNKKNNFFKLLEYEYLAIKIVLYYLKCSLRFLIFTLVHFYLFFYNCFNIVLYIIRKRILNNKNKQLNYYFSIPINLYNCFVTIYKISKRNNSSEFNFKIDDLAFLGSGFIYDKRGYILTAAHNITHLEEDTFLIKNCDDFYLAKVSGLHDESDICVMKIISKKKFPYIPLDTKRENLKQGELVITFGQIQNFDKETCSIGIVNQPKQTFSKFTSFNKNQQPCLYPFIQISNPINNGMSGSPLIDQYGNLVGMIQKKIDNYGLALPVNILKNITEYLQYKGIYKEPFLGIILKEKEFTIKNSLSSKKELKVHDILSNSPADISGLKKEDVLLSINNQNIKNICEVHEILNSTSDKFINVEILRQNKKLKFKVKTQNYI from the exons atgaaaaaaacatACTTTTGGCTAATTTACTGTAGAACAAAAAGTGTATGGAATAATGACCTGCCTTTTCAAAAATGTTATGCACAAGATAttataaatcattttttaaatagttaTAATTATActatgaataatataaaaaataaaatgggatatttttatttatataatttttctttaaaaaatattccttTATCATATtgtgaaaatgataataatatccttttaaataatggcattttagataaaaatacaccattgaataaaaatatgaaaaataagaaaaataatttttttaaattacttgAGTATGAATACTTAGCAATTAAAATTGTTCTTTATTATCTCAAGTGTTCTCTGAGATTTCTTATCTTTACCCTagttcatttttatttgtttttttataactgCTTCAATATTGTACTTTATATAATAAGGAAAAGAATTTTAAACAACAAAAATAAACAGTTaaactattatttttctattccaattaatttatataattgctTTGTAACTATCTATAAAATCtctaaaagaaataattcttctgaatttaattttaaaatagatGATTTAGCATTTCTAGGTTCGGGATTTATTTACGATAAAAGGG GATATATATTAACAGCTGCACATAATATAACa CATTTAGAAGAAGACAcatttcttataaaaaattgtgaTGATTTTTATTTGGCTAAAGTATCAGGTTTACATGATG AATCAGATATATGcgttatgaaaataatttcaaaaaaaaaatttccttATATACCATTag atactaaaagagaaaatttaaaacaaGGAGAACTTGTAATTACATTTGGTCAAATACag AATTTTGATAAAGAAACTTGTAGTATTGGTATAGTTAATCAACCTAAACAGACATTTTCAAAATTCACtagttttaataaaaaccAACAACCATGTTTGTATCCATTTATACAAATAAGCAATCCTATTAATAATg gtATGTCTGGTTCACCATTAATTGATCAATATGGAAACCTAGTGGGAatgattcaaaaaaaaatagataattatgg aCTAGCATTACcagtaaatattttaaaaaatataacagaATATTTACAATATAAAGGAATATATAAAGAACCATTTTTAG gaataatattaaaagaaaaagaatttacTATAAAAAACTCCTTAAGTTCGAAAAAAG AATTAAAAGTACATGATATTTTAAGCAATTCACCTGCAGACATTTCGGGTTTAAAAAAGGAAGATGTTCTTTTAAGCATtaataatcaaaatataaagaacATTTGTGAA GTTCATGAAATTCTAAACAGTACAAGCGATAAATTCATAAATGTGGAAATTCTTcgtcaaaataaaaaattaaaattcaaAGTAAAAACCCAAAACTATatttga
- a CDS encoding GTPase, putative — MRNIEIRCLIYFLMLCTNLMFISCFIPKTINNAMKYQKIILYENTNKKEDLEYKLFKNISFNKIKTNLKNLLVVNKKFNLSDIKNVSFLGKFHNYEKIENYGVNEICILGRSNVGKSTFLRNFIKYLINFNENKYIKVSKNSGCTRSINLYSFENMKKKKLFILTDMPGLGYAVGIGKRKMELLKKNLDDYIFLRNQICLFLILIDMSVDVQKIDISLINTIKKTNIPFRVICTKSDKYNLDINDRLNAIKIFYKLDKLPINISKFSNNNYINIFKEIQYHCNLNSK; from the exons ATGcgaaatatagaaataagatgccttatatattttttaatgctTTGTACTAATCTTATGTTTATCAGTTGTTTTATTCCCAAGACGATAAATAATGCTATGAAATAccaaaaaattatactatATGAAA atacaaataaaaaagaagatttagaatataaactttttaagaatataagttttaataaaattaagactaatttaaaaaatcttttagtagtaaataaaaaatttaatttatcagatattaaaaatgtttcTTTTTTAG gtaaatttcataattatgaaaaaatagagAATTATGGTGTAAATGAAATATGCATATTAGGTAGAAGTAATGTAGGAAAATCAacatttttaagaaattttataaaatatttaattaatttcaatgaaaataagtatattaaaGTATCAAAAAATAGTGGTTGTACCAGatcaataaatttatattcatttgaaaatatgaaaaaaaagaagttatttattttaactgATATGCCTGGCTTAGGTTATGCTGTAGGAataggaaaaagaaaaatggaattgctaaaaaaaaatttagatgattatatttttttgagaaatcaaatttgtttattcttaattttaattgATATGAGTGTTGATGTACAAAAAATTGACATATCATTAATAAATACCATAAA AAAAACTAATATACCTTTTAGAGTTATTTGTACAAAAAGTGATAAGTATAATTTGGACATAAATGATAGACTAAATgcaattaaaattttttacaaaCTTGATAAACTTCCTATTAATATATCTAAATTCTCCAATAATAATTA tataaatatttttaaagaaattcaGTATCATTGTAATTTAAAtagtaaatga